A stretch of Gossypium hirsutum isolate 1008001.06 chromosome A06, Gossypium_hirsutum_v2.1, whole genome shotgun sequence DNA encodes these proteins:
- the LOC107960146 gene encoding acetyl-CoA acetyltransferase, cytosolic 1 isoform X1, whose product MAPPDSMIKPKDVCIVGVARTPMGGFLGSLSSSSATHLGSLAIKAALQRANLDPSLVQEVFFGNVLSANLGQAPARQAALGAGIPNSVICTTVNKVCSSGMKAVMLASQTIELGINDVVVAGGMESMSNAPKYLAQARNGSRMGHDTVIDGMLKDGLWDVYNDFGMGVCGELCADQYKITREEQDAYAIRSFECGIAAQKSGHLAWEIVPVEVSRGRGKPSVVVDKDEGLRMFDAAKFRKLRPSFKANGGTVTAGNASSISDGAAALVLVSGKKAVELGLQVVAKIRGYADAAQAPEWFTTAPALAIPKAISAAGLDSSQIDFYEINEAFSVVALVNQKLLHLNPEKLNVHGGAVSLGHPLGCSGARILVTLLGVLRHKKGKFGVGGICNGGGGASALVVELMPESDPKVLRSSL is encoded by the exons ATGGCTCCTCCAGATTCTATGATCAAACCAAAag atgtttgtATTGTTGGCGTTGCACGTACACCAATGGGTGGTTTCCTTGGTTCCCTTTCCTCTTCCTCTGCTACCCATCTTGGATCTTTAGCCATTAAAG CTGCCCTTCAAAGGGCAAACCTTGATCCATCACTTGTGCAAGAGGTGTTCTTTGGGAATGTTCTTAGTGCAAATTTAGGTCAAGCTCCTGCTAGGCAGGCTGCATTAGGTGCTGGTATCCCCAATTCTGTCATTTGTACCACTGTTAATAAAGTTTGTTCATCTGGAATGAAAG CGGTGATGCTTGCATCGCAAACTATCGAGTTAGGTATCAATGATGTTGTGGTTGCTGGTGGTATGGAAAGCATGTCAAATGCACCCAAGTATTTGGCACAGGCAAG AAACGGATCTCGAATGGGACATGATACGGTTATTGATGGCATGCTCAAAGATGGGTTATGGGATGTATATAATGATTTTGGTATGGGAGTCTGTGGAGAGTTATGTGCTGACCAGTACAAGATTACACGAGAAGAACAG GATGCTTATGCTATTCGAAGCTTTGAGTGTGGAATTGCTGCTCAAAAAAGCGGCCACTTGGCTTGGGAAATAGTTCCA GTTGAAGTTTCTAGGGGAAGAGGGAAACCGTCCGTAGTTGTAGATAAGGATGAAGGTTTAAGAATG TTTGATGCTGCTAAATTTAGGAAGCTTAGACCAAGCTTTAAGGCCAATGGAGGAACTGTTACGGCTGGCAATGCTTCTAGCATTAG TGATGGTGCAGCTGCATTGGTTCTAGTAAGTGGGAAGAAGGCAGTTGAGCTTGGTTTGCAAGTGGTTGCTAAGATCCGAGGATATGCCGATGCTGCTCAG GCACCTGAATGGTTCACTACAGCTCCGGCCCTAGCCATACCAAAAGCCATTTCAGCTGCTGGTTTGGATTCTTCTCAAATTGATTTCTACGAAATAAATGAAGCTTTTTCG GTTGTGGCTCTCGTCAATCAAAAACTGCTTCACCTTAATCCT GAAAAGCTTAATGTTCATGGAGGAGCTGTATCTTTAGGACATCCACTAGGATGTAGTGGAGCTCGCATATTAGTCACATTGTTGGGG GTGCTTAGACATAAGAAAGGGAAGTTCGGGGTTGGTGGCATCTGCAATGGAGGTGGTGGAGCATCTGCCCTTGTTGTTGAGCTCAT GCCAGAATCGGATCCCAAAGTGCTACGATCATCGTTATGA
- the LOC107960146 gene encoding probable acetyl-CoA acetyltransferase, cytosolic 2 isoform X2, producing MAPPDSMIKPKDVCIVGVARTPMGGFLGSLSSSSATHLGSLAIKAVMLASQTIELGINDVVVAGGMESMSNAPKYLAQARNGSRMGHDTVIDGMLKDGLWDVYNDFGMGVCGELCADQYKITREEQDAYAIRSFECGIAAQKSGHLAWEIVPVEVSRGRGKPSVVVDKDEGLRMFDAAKFRKLRPSFKANGGTVTAGNASSISDGAAALVLVSGKKAVELGLQVVAKIRGYADAAQAPEWFTTAPALAIPKAISAAGLDSSQIDFYEINEAFSVVALVNQKLLHLNPEKLNVHGGAVSLGHPLGCSGARILVTLLGVLRHKKGKFGVGGICNGGGGASALVVELMPESDPKVLRSSL from the exons ATGGCTCCTCCAGATTCTATGATCAAACCAAAag atgtttgtATTGTTGGCGTTGCACGTACACCAATGGGTGGTTTCCTTGGTTCCCTTTCCTCTTCCTCTGCTACCCATCTTGGATCTTTAGCCATTAAAG CGGTGATGCTTGCATCGCAAACTATCGAGTTAGGTATCAATGATGTTGTGGTTGCTGGTGGTATGGAAAGCATGTCAAATGCACCCAAGTATTTGGCACAGGCAAG AAACGGATCTCGAATGGGACATGATACGGTTATTGATGGCATGCTCAAAGATGGGTTATGGGATGTATATAATGATTTTGGTATGGGAGTCTGTGGAGAGTTATGTGCTGACCAGTACAAGATTACACGAGAAGAACAG GATGCTTATGCTATTCGAAGCTTTGAGTGTGGAATTGCTGCTCAAAAAAGCGGCCACTTGGCTTGGGAAATAGTTCCA GTTGAAGTTTCTAGGGGAAGAGGGAAACCGTCCGTAGTTGTAGATAAGGATGAAGGTTTAAGAATG TTTGATGCTGCTAAATTTAGGAAGCTTAGACCAAGCTTTAAGGCCAATGGAGGAACTGTTACGGCTGGCAATGCTTCTAGCATTAG TGATGGTGCAGCTGCATTGGTTCTAGTAAGTGGGAAGAAGGCAGTTGAGCTTGGTTTGCAAGTGGTTGCTAAGATCCGAGGATATGCCGATGCTGCTCAG GCACCTGAATGGTTCACTACAGCTCCGGCCCTAGCCATACCAAAAGCCATTTCAGCTGCTGGTTTGGATTCTTCTCAAATTGATTTCTACGAAATAAATGAAGCTTTTTCG GTTGTGGCTCTCGTCAATCAAAAACTGCTTCACCTTAATCCT GAAAAGCTTAATGTTCATGGAGGAGCTGTATCTTTAGGACATCCACTAGGATGTAGTGGAGCTCGCATATTAGTCACATTGTTGGGG GTGCTTAGACATAAGAAAGGGAAGTTCGGGGTTGGTGGCATCTGCAATGGAGGTGGTGGAGCATCTGCCCTTGTTGTTGAGCTCAT GCCAGAATCGGATCCCAAAGTGCTACGATCATCGTTATGA
- the LOC107960145 gene encoding uncharacterized protein isoform X2: MWIPPTEPAHNYTFSSSIREIEEEEGSELFEIHDGEPLSSIKEEEINSLFSFDVAARDEDEDNVYVAVGKSQSSIDALSWTISHFINGSSTTVYLIHVFPEIHYIPSPLGKLPKSQVSASQVESYMAEERGKRRQLLQKYIDICSASKESEVKERCSDSSSNI; the protein is encoded by the exons ATGTGGATACCGCCAACGGAACCAGCTCACAATTACACCTTCTCCAGCAGTATAAGagaaatagaagaagaagaagggagtgaattATTTGAAATTCACGACGGGGAACCCTTATCGTCGATCAAAGAAGAAGAGATCAAcagtttattttcttttgacgTAGCGGCAAGAGATGAGGATGAAGATAATGTATACGTAGCGGTAGGGAAGAGTCAATCAAGTATCGATGCACTGTCATGGACGATCTCTCATTTTATCAATGGTTCTTCCACTACTGTTTATCTCATCCACGTGTTTCCCGAGATTCACTACATTCCTTCTCcat TAGGAAAGCTGCCGAAGAGTCAAGTATCGGCATCACAAGTGGAGAGTTATATGGCGGAAGAAAGAGGGAAGAGACGCCAACTGCTCCAAAAATATATTGATATCTGCTCCGCTTCTAAG GAAAGTGAAGTCAAGGAGAGGTGTTcggatagctcatcaaatatttga
- the LOC107960145 gene encoding U-box domain-containing protein 35 isoform X1 has product MWIPPTEPAHNYTFSSSIREIEEEEGSELFEIHDGEPLSSIKEEEINSLFSFDVAARDEDEDNVYVAVGKSQSSIDALSWTISHFINGSSTTVYLIHVFPEIHYIPSPLGKLPKSQVSASQVESYMAEERGKRRQLLQKYIDICSASKVKVDTMLVESDMVAKAILDLIPILNITKLVVGTSC; this is encoded by the exons ATGTGGATACCGCCAACGGAACCAGCTCACAATTACACCTTCTCCAGCAGTATAAGagaaatagaagaagaagaagggagtgaattATTTGAAATTCACGACGGGGAACCCTTATCGTCGATCAAAGAAGAAGAGATCAAcagtttattttcttttgacgTAGCGGCAAGAGATGAGGATGAAGATAATGTATACGTAGCGGTAGGGAAGAGTCAATCAAGTATCGATGCACTGTCATGGACGATCTCTCATTTTATCAATGGTTCTTCCACTACTGTTTATCTCATCCACGTGTTTCCCGAGATTCACTACATTCCTTCTCcat TAGGAAAGCTGCCGAAGAGTCAAGTATCGGCATCACAAGTGGAGAGTTATATGGCGGAAGAAAGAGGGAAGAGACGCCAACTGCTCCAAAAATATATTGATATCTGCTCCGCTTCTAAG GTTAAGGTAGATACGATGCTTGTTGAAAGTGATATGGTTGCAAAAGCCATATTAGATCTAATACCTATTCTAAACATTACAAAGCTAGTGGTTGGAACCTcctgttga
- the LOC107960143 gene encoding serine/threonine-protein kinase D6PKL2 produces MASKVSKTSKSELATLESVGTTSKQVVGEASEKKRSPILDQNGSVESLTNKLESSSLVSCLKKASSGVDSSIYEARDSPEISVDQEKKTSEYGSVKSSSVSAKVSDRTSSLAKISDRLDYVESGKSSICRGSTSSDVSDESSCSSFSSSINKPHKANDLRWEAIQAVRAKDGILGLSHFRLLKRLGCGDIGSVYLSELSGTKCYFAMKVMDKASLASRKKLLRAQTEREILQSLDHPFLPTLYTHFETEKFSCLVMEFCPGGDLHTLRQKQPGKHFPEQAVKFYVAEVLLALEYLHMLGIIYRDLKPENVLVREDGHIMLSDFDLSLRCTVSPTLVKTSSLESEPLRKNPVYCVQPACIEPSCIQPACVVPTTCFSPRLFSSKSRKDRKLKNEVGNQVSPLPELIAEPTDARSMSFVGTHEYLAPEIIKGEGHGSAVDWWTFGIFLYEFLFGRTPFKGSGNRATLFNVVGQPLRFPESPIVSFAARDLIRGLLVKEPQHRLAYKRGATEIKQHPFFEGVNWALIRCATPPEIPKPVELERVPASPASTSEKVAVNAAAYNQKGRIIMNISMVVSNPRLKVSC; encoded by the exons ATGGCCTCAAAGGTTTCCAAGACAAGCAAATCCGAGCTGGCTACTCTTGAATCGGTAGGGACTACATCGAAACAAGTTGTGGGAGAGGCTTCCGAAAAGAAAAGGTCACCGATTTTAGATCAAAATGGTTCTGTTGAATCTTTAACTAATAAGTTGGAATCAAGTTCATTGGTGTCATGTCTTAAAAAAGCATCGAGTGGAGTAGATTCATCCATTTACGAGGCTAGAGATTCACCTGAAATCTCTGTTGATCAAGAAAAGAAAACATCGGAATATGGAAGTGTTAAAAGCAGCTCGGTATCTGCCAAAGTTAGCGACAGGACTAGTAGTCTTGCCAAGATTAGTGACCGTCTTGATTATGTTGAGAGTGGCAAGAGCAGCATATGTAGAGGCAGTACAAGCAGTGATGTGAGCGATGAAAGCTCGTGTAGCAGCTTTAGTAGTAGTATCAATAAGCCTCATAAAGCGAACGATTTGAGATGGGAAGCTATCCAAGCTGTTAGGGCAAAAGATGGGATTCTCGGTTTAAGCCATTTTAGACTACTAAAGAGGTTAGGTTGTGGCGACATTGGGAGTGTCTATCTATCAGAGTTGAGTGGAACTAAGTGTTATTTCGCAATGAAAGTTATGGACAAAGCATCTTTAGCAAGTCGTAAAAAGCTGCTTCGAGCTCAAACAGAAAGAGAGATACTGCAATCTCTCGATCATCCGTTCCTTCCTACTCTTTACACGCATTTTGAAACGGAGAAGTTCTCGTGTTTGGTAATGGAGTTCTGTCCTGGTGGAGACTTGCACACCCTTAGGCAGAAGCAACCAGGGAAACATTTTCCGGAACAAGCAGTAAA GTTTTATGTAGCAGAGGTCTTGCTAGCACTAGAATATCTTCACATGCTCGGGATTATCTATCGTGACCTTAAACCTGAAAATGTTCTTGTAAGAGAAGATGGTCATATAATGCTTTCTGATTTCGATCTTTCCCTTCGTTGTACTGTTAGTCCGACTCTTGTCAAAACGTCTTCTCTCGAATCAGAGCCGTTAAGGAAGAACCCTGTTTATTGTGTTCAGCCTGCTTGCATCGAACCTTCGTGCATTCAACCAGCTTGTGTTGTTCCAACAACATGCTTTTCTCCCCGTCTCTTTTCTAGCAAGTCCAGGAAAGACCGCAAGCTGAAAAACGAAGTTGGTAACCAAGTGAGTCCTTTACCTGAACTAATAGCAGAGCCAACCGATGCACGTTCAATGTCATTCGTCGGGACACATGAGTACTTGGCTCCAGAGATCATCAAAGGTGAAGGCCATGGAAGTGCTGTTGATTGGTGGACTTTTGGAATCTTCCTCTATGAATTCTTGTTTGGTAGAACTCCTTTCAAGGGATCCGGGAACCGAGCAACATTGTTCAATGTCGTAGGACAACCTCTTCGGTTTCCAGAATCACCCATTGTGAGTTTCGCAGCAAGGGACCTCATACGAGGTCTACTCGTAAAGGAACCACAACATAGATTGGCTTATAAGCGAGGTGCAACCGAGATTAAACAACATCCTTTCTTCGAAGGTGTGAATTGGGCATTGATTCGTTGTGCTACTCCACCCGAGATTCCAAAGCCAGTCGAGCTTGAACGAGTACCAGCTTCACCGGCATCAACAAGTGAAAAGGTTGCTGTCAATGCAGCTGCTTATAATCAGAAAG GAAGAATTATTATGAACATCTCAATGGTTGTCAGTAATCCGAGGCTGAAGGTTTCTTGTTGA
- the LOC107960142 gene encoding oligopeptide transporter 1 — MEHQDSKLVTLSYQTKNIDIHETSDDEVNDSPVEQVRLTVPIVDDPTLPCLTFRTWVLGIASCAALSFLNQFFHYRQNSLHISSLTAQILVLPLGNLMATYLPNRTLVLFPSTKWSFSLNPGPFNIKEHVLITIFANSGSTNVYAVNIITIVKAFYHGQIHPFAALLLAHTTQMLGYGWAGIYRKFLVDSPYMWWPNNLVQVSLFRALHDDEVRPKGGLTRLQFFLMVFISSLAYYIVPNYLFPSITALSFICWIWKDSVTAQIIGAGRDGLGVGSFALDWSTVASFLQSPLATPAFAIINMMLGFVIVVYILTPIAYWTNSYEARRFPIISSHVFTDDGEKYDVSRILNFTTYEFNQRGYDGYSKINLSVFFAYSYGLSFATLVATVSHVVFFHGSMIWQQTKSTFRDKFSDVHYRIMKKNYEAVPQWWFYMLSSIVIGLAVLISQGFGKQFQLPYWGVLLAIGLALFFTLPVGVIMATTNQQLGLNIIAELIIGYIYPGKPLANVVFKTYGYISAAQAVMFLQDFKLGHYMKVPPKSMFVVQLVGTVVATSVYFGTAWWLLTTVEHICDPSKLTKGSPWTCPGDDIFYNASIIWGVVGPVRMFGQLGLYSKMNYFFLIGIVAPLPVWILSRMFPEKKWIKLVHMPLIIGGAGALPAARVVNYWCWGSVGVLFNVFVYRRYKGWWARHNYILSAGLDAGVAFMAILCYFTLQMWNVNGPKWWGAQLDDHCPLASCPTAPGIQVEGCPVFQ, encoded by the exons ATGGAACATCAAGACTCTAAACTGGTTACTTTGTCTTACCAGACCAAGAACATCGACATCCACGAAACCTCTG ATGATGAAGTAAATGATTCTCCAGTAGAACAAGTCCGACTCACTGTTCCAATTGTCGATGATCCGACATTACCATGCTTGACATTTAGAACATGGGTTTTAGGGATAGCCTCGTGTGCTGCCTTGTCTTTCTTGAACCAGTTCTTCCATTACCGTCAAAATTCACTCCACATTTCTTCACTCACAGCACAAATCCTTGTTCTTCCACTTGGAAACCTGATGGCAACATATCTACCTAACAGAACACTTGTGTTGTTTCCTTCAACCAAATGGTCCTTCTCATTGAATCCAGGCCCTTTTAACATTAAGGAACATGTTCTTATTACCATATTTGCAAATTCTGGTTCTACCAATGTTTATGCAGTCAACATTATCACCATAGTTAAAGCATTTTATCATGGTCAGATACACCCTTTCGCTGCTTTGTTGTTAGCTCATACTACCCAG ATGCTTGGATATGGATGGGCTGGGATTTACAGAAAGTTTCTTGTTGATTCACCGTATATGTGGTGGCCTAATAACCTAGTGCAGGTCTCCCTCTTTAG GGCGTTGCACGATGATGAGGTTAGGCCAAAAGGTGGCCTGACAAGGTTGCAATTCTTCCTCATGGTGTTCATATCGAGTTTGGCGTATTATATCGTTCCAAACTATCTTTTTCCGTCGATTACGGCTTTATCCTTCATTTGTTGGATATGGAAGGATTCGGTGACGGCCCAAATCATTGGAGCCGGTCGAGACGGTCTCGGGGTAGGATCGTTTGCACTGGATTGGTCAACTGTGGCTAGCTTTTTACAATCGCCATTAGCCACCCCTGCATTTGCTATAATCAACATGATGTTGGGGTTTGTCATTGTAGTTTATATATTAACCCCTATAGCTTACTGGACTAACTCCTACGAAGCGAGGAGATTTCCGATCATCTCGTCGCATGTGTTCACCGACGACGGCGAGAAATACGATGTTTCGAGAATTTTGAATTTCACGACCTACGAATTCAATCAACGAGGATATGATGGCTATAGCAAAATTAACCTGAGTGTGTTCTTTGCATATTCTTATGGTCTTAGCTTTGCTACATTGGTTGCTACTGTGTCACATGTTGTGTTTTTCCATGGAAG CATGATATGGCAACAAACGAAATCGACATTTCGGGATAAGTTTAGTGATGTTCATTATAGAATAATGAAGAAAAACTATGAAGCAGTACCGCAATGGTGGTTTTATATGCTGTCGAGCATCGTAATCGGACTAGCGGTGCTTATTTCTCAAGGCTTTGGCAAGCAGTTTCAACTCCCTTACTGGGGAGTCCTTTTGGCAATTGGCTTGGCCTTGTTCTTTACTCTCCCAGTAGGTGTGATTATGGCTACCACAAACCAG CAACTGGGACTAAATATCATTGCCGAGCTGATTATCGGTTACATTTATCCGGGAAAACCGTTGGCAAATGTTGTTTTCAAGACATACGGTTATATAAGCGCGGCGCAGGCGGTTATGTTTCTACAAGACTTCAAACTAGGCCATTATATGAAAGTTCCTCCAAAGTCGATGTTTGTTGTCCAG TTGGTAGGAACGGTGGTGGCTACTAGTGTCTATTTTGGGACAGCTTGGTGGCTCTTAACAACAGTGGAACATATATGTGACCCGTCTAAATTGACAAAAGGAAGTCCTTGGACATGTCCTGGTGATGACATATTCTACAATGCTTCCATCATTTGGGGTGTAGTTGGACCAGTTCGAATGTTTGGTCAGCTGGGGTTGTATTCTAAGATGAACTACTTCTTTCTTATCGGGATTGTTGCACCGTTGCCCGTGTGGATACTGTCCCGTATGTTCCCTGAGAAAAAGTGGATTAAGCTCGTTCATATGCCGTTGATTATCGGAGGTGCGGGGGCATTGCCAGCAGCCAGGGTTGTGAACTACTGGTGTTGGGGTAGTGTTGGGGTGTTGTTCAATGTTTTTGTGTATAGGAGATATAAAGGTTGGTGGGCTCGTCATAACTATATATTGTCAGCTGGGTTAGATGCCGGTGTAGCTTTTATGGCTATTCTTTGTTACTTCACATTGCAAATGTGGAATGTTAATGGACCTAAATGGTGGGGTGCTCAGTTAGATGATCATTGCCCCCTTGCTAGTTGCCCTACTGCTCCTGGAATACAAGTTGAAGGCTGCCCTGTTTTTCAATGA